From the genome of Prevotella herbatica, one region includes:
- a CDS encoding heavy-metal-associated domain-containing protein: protein MAKKIFSVDGMKCVHCKANVENAIKSINGVNEAVADIEAKNVTVDFDDALVCDNDIKSAVENSGRYELKV from the coding sequence ATGGCAAAGAAAATTTTTAGTGTAGATGGCATGAAGTGTGTACATTGCAAAGCAAATGTTGAAAACGCTATTAAGTCAATTAATGGAGTAAATGAAGCTGTAGCTGACATTGAAGCCAAAAATGTTACAGTTGACTTTGATGATGCTCTTGTATGTGATAATGACATTAAGAGCGCTGTTGAAAATTCTGGTCGTTATGAATTAAAGGTATAA
- a CDS encoding tetratricopeptide repeat protein has protein sequence MNLLKKLFGGNTEISERDKLREKVRNFDLLKYEGVRALKKGQSAYALECFEKALEINPELELRDYYSQALIMNNKLRPALEQLDEMSKAQPDNILIYMRMANVAYMLEDYDAMTHACIEALRIDDNNSEANYIYARACIGKNELINAIALLTKAITANEKYDSAYLLRSETLLKMGDLNSAENDAKWLAENAESNEDILLLRARIAKAKGESDIALDFYAKVIEQNPFCIDAFKERGALKLSLGDKEGAEEDMRQVLELNPKEQNGINGEFAAEGTENIQQKVEQAYRSVDPYGIGGIGL, from the coding sequence ATGAATCTATTAAAAAAACTTTTTGGTGGAAATACCGAAATATCAGAAAGGGACAAATTGCGCGAAAAAGTGCGCAACTTTGACCTATTAAAATACGAAGGAGTAAGAGCCTTAAAAAAAGGACAGTCTGCATATGCTTTGGAATGCTTTGAGAAAGCGTTGGAGATTAATCCTGAACTAGAATTAAGGGATTATTACTCACAGGCATTAATAATGAATAATAAGTTGAGACCAGCGTTGGAGCAGTTGGATGAAATGTCAAAGGCGCAACCTGACAACATACTTATATACATGCGAATGGCAAACGTAGCATATATGTTGGAAGATTATGATGCAATGACCCATGCATGTATTGAAGCTTTACGTATAGATGATAATAATTCTGAGGCAAACTATATTTATGCGCGTGCATGTATTGGTAAGAATGAACTTATTAATGCAATCGCATTGCTTACAAAAGCTATAACTGCTAATGAAAAATATGATAGCGCATATCTGTTAAGAAGTGAGACTCTGCTAAAAATGGGTGACTTAAACAGTGCTGAAAATGATGCAAAGTGGTTAGCTGAAAATGCAGAAAGCAATGAGGATATACTTCTTTTGAGGGCAAGAATTGCAAAAGCTAAGGGAGAAAGTGATATAGCTTTGGATTTTTATGCTAAGGTTATAGAACAAAATCCATTTTGTATTGATGCTTTTAAAGAACGAGGTGCATTAAAGTTGTCATTGGGCGATAAAGAAGGAGCCGAAGAAGATATGAGACAGGTTCTTGAATTGAATCCAAAGGAACAAAATGGTATAAATGGAGAGTTTGCAGCTGAAGGAACAGAAAATATACAGCAGAAGGTTGAACAAGCATATCGCAGTGTAGATCCTTATGGAATAGGTGGTATAGGGTTGTAA
- a CDS encoding heavy metal translocating P-type ATPase, with product MKKVIPIVGMACSACSANVERKLNSLKGINEASVSLPGRSALIDFNPEVISLEKMKHEINDIGYDMVIEADRSLEEIEKRSFVILKQKTILAWIFSIIVMSISMMWVDLGSRDNANQVAMIISLFAMIYCGRQFFISAWKNLKHGSANMDTLVALSTSISFVFSVFNTFWGNDYWAKEGIEAHTYYDACVMIITFVLTGRLLEEKAKDGTASSIRQLMGMQPKTARIVAGDHIEDVPISTIEKGDILEVRSGDKIPVDGVVIMAESFMNSNAAYVDESMITGEPTPSEKIKGSNVIAGTIPSQGKIRMKAMQIGEDTAIAHIIRMVELAQGSKAPVQRIVDKAALVFVPIIVVLSLVTFFSWWFIGGNNFLPQAIISAISVLVIACPCAMGLATPTALMVGIGKAAREQVLIKDATALEKMRKVDAVVIDKTGTLTIPNKNIDFTNVDGLSLEDREKLKPNAKEAMTELQNMGIEIYMMSGDKEEAARYWAEKAGITNYKSKVLPQDKENIVMELQKQGKTVAMIGDGINDTQALALADVSIAIGKGTDVAMDVAQVTLLGDDLRNIPKAIRLSGKTVKMIWENLFWAFIYNIICIPLAAGVMYVFGINFQITPMWSSALMAFSSVSVVLNSLRLKYTA from the coding sequence ATGAAAAAAGTTATTCCTATTGTTGGCATGGCATGCTCTGCATGTTCTGCCAACGTTGAACGCAAATTGAATTCCTTAAAAGGTATCAATGAAGCATCGGTCTCGTTACCAGGGCGTTCTGCGCTTATAGATTTCAACCCTGAAGTTATTTCTCTTGAAAAGATGAAGCATGAGATAAACGATATTGGGTATGATATGGTTATAGAGGCTGATCGTAGTTTGGAGGAAATTGAAAAACGTAGTTTTGTTATTTTGAAACAAAAAACAATCTTGGCGTGGATATTCTCTATAATCGTTATGTCCATATCTATGATGTGGGTAGATTTGGGAAGTAGAGATAATGCAAATCAGGTGGCCATGATAATATCTTTGTTCGCAATGATATATTGTGGTAGACAATTTTTTATATCCGCATGGAAAAATCTAAAACATGGTAGTGCCAATATGGATACTCTTGTGGCATTGTCTACATCGATAAGTTTTGTGTTCAGTGTATTCAATACATTCTGGGGAAATGATTATTGGGCAAAAGAGGGCATCGAGGCTCATACATATTATGATGCTTGTGTTATGATAATTACCTTTGTCTTAACGGGTAGACTTTTAGAGGAAAAGGCAAAAGATGGAACTGCGTCTTCCATACGACAATTAATGGGTATGCAACCTAAAACCGCAAGAATAGTCGCGGGGGATCATATTGAAGATGTTCCGATTTCAACTATAGAGAAGGGGGATATACTAGAAGTCAGATCTGGTGATAAAATACCTGTTGACGGTGTAGTAATAATGGCTGAAAGTTTTATGAACAGTAATGCTGCTTATGTTGATGAAAGTATGATAACAGGTGAACCAACTCCGTCAGAAAAGATAAAAGGTAGTAATGTAATAGCTGGAACAATACCAAGCCAAGGCAAGATAAGAATGAAGGCTATGCAGATAGGTGAGGATACAGCAATTGCGCATATAATAAGAATGGTCGAGTTGGCGCAAGGAAGTAAAGCTCCTGTTCAACGAATTGTGGACAAAGCTGCATTAGTTTTTGTGCCGATTATCGTTGTTTTGTCTTTGGTAACTTTTTTTTCATGGTGGTTTATCGGAGGGAATAATTTTCTACCCCAAGCTATAATATCTGCTATTTCGGTGTTAGTTATTGCCTGTCCGTGTGCAATGGGATTGGCTACGCCTACAGCACTAATGGTTGGTATAGGTAAAGCTGCGCGTGAGCAAGTTTTGATAAAAGATGCTACCGCTTTGGAAAAAATGAGAAAAGTTGATGCTGTTGTTATAGATAAAACGGGAACTCTTACTATTCCAAATAAAAATATTGATTTTACCAATGTAGATGGGTTGTCGCTTGAGGATAGAGAAAAACTTAAGCCAAACGCAAAGGAAGCTATGACAGAATTGCAAAATATGGGCATAGAAATTTATATGATGAGTGGCGACAAGGAAGAGGCTGCAAGATATTGGGCTGAAAAAGCTGGTATAACTAATTATAAAAGTAAGGTACTTCCGCAAGATAAGGAAAATATTGTAATGGAATTACAAAAACAAGGGAAGACCGTTGCTATGATCGGCGATGGAATAAACGATACTCAGGCTCTTGCTTTGGCAGATGTCAGCATTGCAATTGGAAAAGGTACAGATGTTGCAATGGATGTAGCACAAGTGACTCTTCTTGGTGACGATCTCAGAAATATACCAAAAGCTATTAGATTAAGTGGTAAGACCGTTAAAATGATATGGGAAAATTTATTTTGGGCTTTTATATATAATATAATATGTATTCCATTAGCCGCAGGAGTGATGTATGTCTTTGGTATTAACTTTCAGATAACCCCTATGTGGTCTAGTGCACTGATGGCTTTTTCTAGTGTTAGTGTGGTACTTAACAGCCTTCGCCTAAAATATACGGCTTAG
- the ffh gene encoding signal recognition particle protein → MFENLSDRLERSFKILKGEGQITEINVAETLKDVRRALLDADVNYKVAKAFADNVKKKAMGMNVLTAVKPGQLMIKLVHDELAELMGGDTAELKLEGHPAIILMSGLQGSGKTTFSGKLANILKTKKNKKPLLVACDVYRPAAVEQLKVVGEQIAVPVYSEPESKNVIDIAKNAIQEAKAKGYDVVIVDTAGRLAVDEQMMTEISNLKIALNPDETLFVVDSMTGQDAVNTAKEFNDRLDFDGVVLTKLDGDTRGGAALSIRTVVTKPIKFVGTGEKMEAIDVFHPARMADRILGMGDIVSLVERAQEQFDEEEAKRLQKKIQKNKFDFNDFLNQIEQIKKMGNLKDLASMIPGVGKAIKDVDIDDNAFNGIEAIIRSMTPVERTTPEILNTSRRQRIAKGSGTSIQEVNKLVKQFDQTRKMMKMVTGNQMAGMMSRMKGMKMPGMPKQ, encoded by the coding sequence ATGTTTGAAAATCTTAGTGATAGATTAGAGCGCTCATTCAAAATACTTAAGGGCGAGGGACAAATCACAGAAATAAACGTTGCTGAAACTCTTAAAGATGTGCGCAGAGCACTTCTTGATGCCGATGTGAACTACAAAGTAGCAAAAGCTTTTGCTGACAATGTAAAGAAAAAGGCAATGGGTATGAATGTGCTAACCGCCGTGAAACCAGGTCAATTGATGATTAAATTGGTTCATGACGAATTGGCAGAACTCATGGGAGGTGATACTGCTGAACTTAAACTTGAAGGTCATCCTGCTATAATATTGATGAGTGGTCTTCAAGGTTCAGGTAAAACCACATTTAGTGGCAAACTAGCTAATATACTAAAGACCAAGAAGAATAAAAAACCTTTGTTGGTAGCTTGTGACGTGTATCGTCCTGCCGCTGTAGAACAGTTAAAAGTCGTAGGTGAACAAATTGCTGTGCCTGTATATTCTGAGCCAGAAAGCAAAAATGTGATTGATATTGCAAAGAATGCAATACAAGAAGCTAAGGCTAAAGGCTATGATGTTGTTATTGTGGATACAGCTGGTCGACTTGCCGTTGATGAGCAGATGATGACAGAGATCTCTAATCTTAAAATAGCTTTGAATCCAGATGAAACCTTGTTTGTTGTCGATTCAATGACTGGTCAAGATGCTGTTAATACTGCAAAGGAATTTAATGATAGATTAGATTTTGACGGAGTTGTCCTTACTAAACTTGATGGTGATACACGCGGTGGTGCAGCACTTTCTATCAGAACAGTAGTAACTAAACCAATTAAGTTTGTTGGTACTGGTGAGAAGATGGAAGCTATAGATGTTTTCCATCCTGCACGTATGGCAGATCGTATATTGGGAATGGGTGATATTGTTTCACTTGTTGAACGTGCCCAAGAACAGTTTGATGAGGAAGAAGCTAAGAGACTGCAGAAAAAAATACAGAAAAATAAATTTGATTTTAATGATTTCCTTAATCAGATAGAGCAAATTAAAAAAATGGGTAATCTAAAAGACTTGGCAAGTATGATTCCAGGAGTAGGAAAGGCTATAAAGGATGTTGATATAGATGATAATGCTTTTAATGGTATTGAAGCCATTATTAGAAGTATGACTCCTGTTGAGCGTACAACACCAGAGATTCTTAATACTAGTCGCCGCCAAAGAATAGCTAAAGGTTCTGGTACAAGTATACAGGAAGTTAATAAACT
- a CDS encoding prephenate dehydratase: MKRIAIQGEIGSFHDIAAHQYFNDEQIELICCSTFEQVFENIKNDPTVIGIIAIENTIAGSLLHNYDLLRESGVTVVGEHKLHIEHSICCLPDDNWDTVTEVHSHPVALAQCRNFLENHPEIKAVEAEDTAGSAEYISSHNIHGWAAICSSHAANIYGMKLLQEDIHDNKHNYTRFLVVSNPHKAALLREVEKSNKSSLVFSLSHEEGSLSKVLTILSFYDINLTKIQSLPIIGHEWEYLFYVDVSFDNLTRYRQSIDAITPLVKNIKILGEYETC, from the coding sequence ATGAAAAGAATTGCAATACAAGGTGAAATAGGTTCGTTCCATGATATAGCTGCGCATCAATACTTTAATGATGAGCAGATTGAACTTATATGCTGCTCTACATTTGAACAGGTGTTTGAAAATATCAAGAATGACCCTACAGTGATAGGAATCATAGCAATAGAGAATACAATAGCTGGTTCTTTGTTGCATAATTATGACTTGCTTAGAGAGAGTGGTGTGACGGTTGTTGGTGAACATAAACTGCATATTGAACATTCTATATGTTGTCTCCCTGATGATAACTGGGACACTGTAACCGAAGTCCATTCTCATCCAGTTGCTTTGGCACAGTGTCGCAACTTCTTAGAAAATCATCCAGAGATTAAAGCTGTTGAGGCTGAAGATACAGCAGGTAGTGCCGAATATATTTCAAGTCATAATATTCACGGATGGGCAGCTATATGTTCGTCTCATGCAGCAAATATATATGGAATGAAATTATTGCAGGAGGATATACATGATAATAAGCATAACTATACACGCTTTTTAGTTGTAAGTAATCCTCACAAGGCAGCCTTATTAAGAGAAGTTGAAAAAAGTAACAAGTCGAGTCTTGTATTTAGTTTGTCGCATGAGGAGGGGAGTCTTAGTAAAGTACTTACAATACTAAGTTTCTATGATATCAATTTGACGAAAATTCAGTCCTTGCCAATTATTGGACATGAATGGGAATACTTGTTTTATGTAGACGTGTCGTTTGACAATCTTACTAGGTATCGTCAGAGTATTGATGCAATAACACCACTGGTAAAGAATATAAAAATACTTGGAGAATATGAAACCTGCTAA
- a CDS encoding endonuclease/exonuclease/phosphatase family protein encodes MKIFYLLLSIFTFVELNCENLFDTQHDSLKNDTEFLPDSYHYWNNGRYWKKINHIGQEIIACGEDSGRWVLPDMVALCEVENDSVMRDLTKRSLLRQARYEYLVTNSPDKRGIDVALLYSPFEFQLIDWHPIRVTPIKDMRPTRDILYASGKIISGDTVHVFVVHAPSRTGGELASRPNRMAVAKKLTSAIDSIKIISPLAKIIVAGDFNDYASDKSLQYISKFGMTDVSANACGSNGAKGTYKYKGEWGSLDHVFCSNTLKSLVISCSIADYKFLLIEDEIYGGVQPFRNFRGAKYLNGYSDHLPLIMKFKQ; translated from the coding sequence ATGAAAATATTTTATTTATTGCTCAGTATCTTTACTTTCGTCGAATTGAACTGTGAGAATCTTTTTGATACTCAACATGATTCACTGAAGAATGATACTGAGTTTCTTCCTGATAGCTATCATTATTGGAATAATGGTAGATATTGGAAGAAGATTAATCATATTGGTCAGGAAATAATAGCATGTGGTGAGGATTCTGGGCGTTGGGTACTCCCTGATATGGTTGCATTGTGTGAGGTAGAGAATGACAGTGTTATGCGTGACTTGACAAAACGTTCATTACTCCGCCAGGCTAGATACGAATATCTTGTTACAAATTCTCCGGATAAAAGAGGCATAGATGTAGCTTTGTTATATTCTCCATTTGAGTTTCAATTGATAGATTGGCATCCAATAAGGGTTACTCCGATAAAAGATATGAGACCTACTCGTGATATCCTTTATGCGTCAGGGAAAATTATCAGTGGCGATACTGTTCATGTATTTGTTGTTCATGCTCCAAGTCGAACTGGTGGTGAATTGGCTTCACGACCAAATAGAATGGCTGTTGCTAAGAAGCTTACTTCAGCTATTGATTCAATAAAAATAATATCCCCATTGGCTAAGATTATTGTTGCTGGAGATTTTAATGACTATGCTAGTGATAAAAGTTTACAATATATAAGTAAATTCGGAATGACTGATGTTTCGGCTAATGCTTGTGGTAGTAATGGGGCTAAAGGAACATATAAGTATAAAGGAGAATGGGGGAGTCTTGACCATGTTTTTTGCAGTAACACACTAAAATCATTGGTCATAAGTTGTAGTATTGCTGATTATAAGTTTCTTCTTATTGAGGATGAAATTTATGGTGGTGTGCAGCCTTTCAGAAATTTTAGAGGGGCAAAATATTTAAATGGCTATAGTGATCATTTACCTTTGATTATGAAATTCAAACAGTAA
- a CDS encoding prephenate dehydrogenase: MKILIMGAGKMGSFFIDLLSFEHEVAVYEKDAKRMRFTYNCQRFTTLDEVKNFAPELVINAVTVKYTLSAFKEILPYLPTECIVSDIASVKTGLKDFYEQSGHPYVSTHPMFGPTFANLNQLSEENAIIISEGDYMGRIFFKDLYQKLGLNIYEYTFLEHDETVAYSLSIPFVSTFVFAAVMKHQDAPGTTFKRHMRIAKGVLNEDDYLLQEILFNPYTSGQVSKIREELKELMDIIDKKDAKAMKAYLTKIRQHVKEDLV; encoded by the coding sequence ATGAAAATATTGATAATGGGAGCAGGTAAGATGGGAAGTTTTTTCATCGACCTGCTCAGTTTTGAACATGAGGTGGCTGTATATGAAAAAGATGCCAAGAGAATGCGCTTTACATATAACTGCCAACGTTTTACAACATTGGACGAAGTCAAGAACTTTGCGCCAGAATTGGTTATAAATGCAGTTACGGTTAAATATACACTATCTGCATTTAAGGAAATTTTGCCGTATTTGCCAACGGAATGTATCGTTAGTGATATCGCAAGTGTAAAGACAGGTTTAAAGGATTTTTATGAGCAGAGTGGACATCCTTATGTTAGTACTCACCCTATGTTTGGTCCAACATTTGCAAATCTCAACCAACTTAGTGAGGAAAATGCAATCATAATTAGTGAGGGTGATTACATGGGACGTATATTCTTTAAGGATTTATATCAGAAACTTGGACTTAATATATATGAATACACCTTCCTTGAACATGATGAGACGGTAGCTTACTCATTGAGTATTCCGTTTGTGTCTACATTTGTTTTTGCAGCTGTAATGAAACATCAAGATGCTCCTGGAACCACTTTTAAGCGTCACATGCGTATTGCTAAAGGTGTTTTGAATGAAGATGATTATCTGCTTCAGGAAATATTGTTCAATCCTTACACAAGCGGTCAGGTGTCTAAAATACGCGAAGAGTTGAAGGAATTGATGGATATTATTGATAAAAAAGATGCTAAAGCGATGAAGGCATATCTTACCAAGATTAGACAGCATGTGAAAGAGGATCTGGTATGA
- a CDS encoding helix-turn-helix domain-containing protein yields MEKILYIKNMVCDRCKMAVRKIMTDNGLHITDLELGVVKLNDVIDETMLNKLRNELDTLGFELLDDHRQQTIGKVKSAIIKLVHYHDSKSTQTISDYLSSQLNSDYSALSKLFSEVTGITIERYYIEQRIERVKELIRYDELSLTQISLKMNYSSVAYLSSQFKSVTGMTPTEFKTLGKNNRRNLDSI; encoded by the coding sequence ATGGAAAAAATTTTATACATAAAGAATATGGTTTGCGACCGCTGCAAAATGGCTGTCAGAAAGATTATGACTGACAACGGATTGCATATTACCGATCTGGAACTTGGTGTTGTAAAACTTAATGATGTCATTGACGAAACAATGCTCAACAAATTGCGAAACGAACTTGATACATTGGGATTTGAACTTCTTGACGATCATCGTCAACAGACAATTGGTAAAGTTAAATCTGCCATTATCAAACTTGTCCATTATCATGACAGTAAATCAACACAGACGATTAGCGACTATCTATCCTCTCAACTGAATAGTGATTATAGTGCACTCAGCAAACTATTCAGCGAAGTGACAGGAATTACAATTGAGCGTTACTATATTGAACAGCGCATTGAAAGAGTTAAGGAGCTTATAAGATATGACGAACTAAGCCTTACGCAAATATCATTAAAGATGAATTATTCAAGTGTAGCTTATCTAAGCAGTCAGTTCAAAAGCGTAACAGGAATGACACCAACTGAGTTCAAGACTCTAGGCAAAAATAACAGAAGGAATCTTGATAGTATCTAG
- a CDS encoding Tat pathway signal sequence: MKKNLIYLMFLAFGMTVLPVNAQTNNNAQKETLVKKVSTFWKKTKKQVSTTGKNIGDAIGVDELAKKNNEDLKEIDGVKFMPIYTTDLFANNNLSDDEEQIKISKEEFVRKYPDAKILHCVVPQKEWIMTAIKEGSKITGYRRYAYCYLLAKDGTDGYINVRFLFMEYRDAGENYIKSASWPKWDRTDIIPNNVYSKLAE, from the coding sequence ATGAAAAAGAATCTGATATATCTTATGTTTTTAGCATTCGGAATGACTGTTCTTCCTGTTAATGCCCAGACAAACAACAATGCCCAGAAAGAGACTTTGGTTAAAAAGGTTTCAACGTTTTGGAAGAAAACAAAGAAACAGGTTTCTACAACGGGAAAAAATATCGGTGATGCTATTGGTGTTGACGAACTGGCAAAAAAGAATAACGAAGATTTAAAAGAGATTGACGGTGTGAAATTTATGCCAATCTATACTACTGATCTTTTTGCAAACAACAATCTCTCAGATGATGAAGAACAGATAAAAATCAGTAAGGAAGAGTTTGTACGTAAATATCCTGACGCTAAGATATTGCATTGTGTAGTTCCTCAAAAGGAATGGATAATGACAGCCATCAAGGAAGGAAGTAAGATAACAGGTTATCGTAGATATGCGTATTGTTATCTATTGGCTAAAGATGGAACTGATGGATACATAAATGTACGTTTCCTTTTTATGGAGTATCGTGATGCCGGAGAAAATTACATTAAGAGTGCTAGCTGGCCTAAATGGGATCGTACAGACATAATACCTAATAATGTATATTCTAAACTTGCAGAATAA
- a CDS encoding pyridoxal phosphate-dependent aminotransferase — MKPANRINEIQEYYFSRKLKEVAQLNAQGLDIISLAIGSPDMPPSQQTIEKLCEVAKQSDAHGYQPTMGTPELRESMANFYKKWYGVDINPATEIQPLIGSKEGILHTTLAFVNPGEEVLVPNPGYPTYTSLSKILGAKVVNYNLREDNGWQPDFDELEKMDLTNVRLMWVNYPNMPTGGNACIETYKRLVDFAKKHEIIVVNDNPYSFILNEGEKLSILQIPGAKDCCIEFNSMSKAFNMPGWRVGLCASNSTFISWILKIKSNIDSGTFRGIQLAAAEAYNTNSEEWHQEYNVNVYRRRRDIAEDIMKTLGCEFDKQQIGMFLWGKIPEKYSNVEELTERVLHEARVFITPGLIFGSNGKRYVRISLCAKDEKLKTALDRIKAIEW, encoded by the coding sequence ATGAAACCTGCTAATAGAATTAATGAAATACAGGAATACTACTTTAGTAGAAAACTGAAAGAAGTTGCACAACTTAATGCCCAAGGACTGGATATTATTAGTTTAGCTATAGGTAGTCCTGATATGCCACCGTCGCAGCAAACAATAGAAAAGCTCTGTGAAGTGGCAAAACAAAGTGATGCACATGGTTATCAACCTACAATGGGAACGCCTGAATTACGAGAGTCCATGGCTAATTTCTATAAGAAATGGTATGGAGTTGATATTAATCCAGCTACAGAAATACAACCTCTCATTGGTAGTAAGGAAGGTATTTTACATACAACTTTGGCTTTTGTAAATCCAGGAGAAGAAGTTCTTGTACCTAATCCTGGTTATCCAACATATACAAGTTTGAGTAAGATCCTCGGCGCTAAGGTCGTAAACTATAATTTACGAGAAGATAATGGATGGCAACCAGATTTCGATGAACTTGAAAAAATGGATCTCACAAATGTAAGATTGATGTGGGTTAACTATCCAAATATGCCAACCGGTGGAAATGCATGTATAGAAACATATAAGCGTCTGGTGGATTTTGCTAAAAAACATGAAATCATTGTGGTAAATGATAATCCATATTCATTTATACTGAATGAAGGCGAGAAACTTTCAATATTACAGATTCCTGGAGCAAAGGACTGTTGTATAGAATTCAATTCAATGAGCAAGGCGTTCAATATGCCTGGATGGCGTGTTGGACTATGTGCGTCAAATTCCACATTTATAAGTTGGATATTGAAGATTAAAAGCAATATTGATAGTGGAACATTTCGTGGTATTCAGCTTGCGGCAGCTGAGGCTTATAATACAAACAGTGAGGAGTGGCATCAAGAATATAATGTCAATGTATATCGTCGCAGAAGAGATATTGCAGAAGATATCATGAAGACTTTAGGATGTGAATTTGATAAACAACAAATAGGAATGTTCCTTTGGGGCAAGATTCCTGAAAAATATTCAAATGTTGAAGAACTCACAGAACGGGTATTGCATGAGGCTAGGGTGTTTATAACACCGGGTTTGATTTTCGGATCAAATGGCAAGCGCTATGTAAGAATAAGCCTTTGTGCAAAAGATGAAAAACTTAAGACTGCACTTGATAGAATCAAAGCTATTGAATGGTAA
- a CDS encoding bifunctional 3-deoxy-7-phosphoheptulonate synthase/chorismate mutase type II, with protein MELELQPLNLPSDNERPSCIIAGPCSAETEEQVLTTAKELAAKGCHIFRAGIWKPRTKPGGFEGKGEEALPWMKEVKEQTGMLTATEVATPEHVEQALKYGIDVLWVGARTSANPFAMQALADSLKGADVTVLVKNPVNPDLELWIGALQRLNQSGIKRLGAIHRGFSSYDKKIYRNLPMWQIPIELHRRIPELPIICDPSHIGGRRDLIAPLCQQAMDLGFDGLIVESHCNPDEAWSDAKQQVTPDILDYILSLLVVRDEHTTTEGLRQLRSQIDEIDNQLMDLLAKRMRVCREIGTYKKEHNMTVLQATRYNEILEKRGAQASLCGMNPEFAAQVFEHIHEESVRQQLDIVNQ; from the coding sequence ATGGAACTCGAATTACAACCCCTTAATTTACCGAGTGATAATGAACGTCCTTCATGTATCATTGCTGGACCTTGTTCGGCAGAAACAGAAGAGCAAGTACTTACAACAGCTAAAGAACTAGCAGCCAAGGGCTGTCATATATTTCGCGCAGGTATTTGGAAACCACGTACAAAACCCGGAGGCTTTGAAGGTAAAGGAGAAGAAGCTTTGCCTTGGATGAAAGAAGTAAAAGAACAAACAGGCATGCTGACTGCAACTGAAGTTGCAACTCCTGAGCATGTGGAGCAGGCTTTGAAATATGGTATAGACGTGTTGTGGGTAGGAGCACGTACAAGTGCAAATCCTTTTGCTATGCAGGCTTTGGCTGACAGTTTGAAAGGTGCTGATGTGACTGTGTTAGTTAAAAATCCAGTAAATCCAGATCTAGAATTATGGATTGGTGCTCTTCAACGTCTCAACCAATCTGGGATAAAGCGTCTTGGAGCTATACATCGTGGTTTCTCGAGCTATGATAAGAAAATTTATCGTAATCTCCCAATGTGGCAGATTCCAATAGAGTTGCACAGACGTATTCCAGAACTTCCAATAATCTGTGATCCAAGTCATATTGGTGGAAGGCGAGATCTTATCGCACCTCTGTGTCAACAGGCAATGGATTTAGGTTTTGATGGTCTTATTGTTGAGAGCCACTGTAATCCAGATGAGGCATGGAGCGATGCTAAACAGCAGGTTACTCCTGATATATTGGATTATATCCTCAGTTTGCTTGTTGTGCGTGATGAGCATACTACAACAGAAGGACTACGCCAACTTCGTTCACAAATTGATGAAATTGATAATCAATTGATGGATCTTCTTGCAAAAAGAATGCGAGTTTGTCGTGAAATTGGTACGTACAAGAAAGAACATAATATGACAGTGCTTCAGGCTACACGTTATAATGAAATACTAGAAAAACGCGGTGCACAGGCTAGTTTGTGTGGAATGAATCCTGAATTTGCAGCTCAGGTATTTGAGCATATTCACGAAGAGAGTGTGCGTCAGCAGTTGGACATAGTAAATCAGTAA